The following coding sequences lie in one Polyodon spathula isolate WHYD16114869_AA chromosome 15, ASM1765450v1, whole genome shotgun sequence genomic window:
- the LOC121327638 gene encoding COMM domain-containing protein 6-like encodes MFELVGMSSDDCSVESIGQLPPDLFAESCQQIMMHLQGQIPGVDTAELCERFQKAGVQLNLEAVEKIVNIVLFLFRTAIKSNWTAGQLVTKLAEGSSKWSKPALQVIQRIWNEQGKLLHSQEDPSRMITVGQLVDFQWKLAMAISSDTCRSLSYPYISMTLKVANSSGQITSKSFEMTMPQFQNFFKQFKEMAAVLETI; translated from the exons ATGTTTGAACTAGTAGGCATGTCTTCTG ATGACTGTTCAGTTGAAAGTATTGGACAGCTTCCTCCAGACTTGTTTGCAGAATCA TGCCAACAGATTATGATGCACTTGCAAGGACAGATCCCTGGTGTAGACACAGCTGAGCTCTGTGAG AGATTTCAAAAAGCTGGTGTCCAATTAAACTTGGAGGCTGTTGAGAAGATAGTAAACAtcgttttgtttcttttcag AACAGCAATAAAAAGTAATTGGACTGCAGGGCAACTAGTCACCAAGCTGGCTGAAGGGAGCAGCAAATGGTCAAAGCCAGCTTTGCAGGTTATTCAGCGAATCTGGAATGAACAGGGCAAACTCCTCCATTCACAGGAGGATCCCAGCCGCATGATAACAGTTGGTCAG CTGGTAGATTTCCAATGGAAGCTGGCCATGGCAATTAGTTCTGACACCTGTAGGTCTCTGAGTTATCCTTACATCTCCATGACATTAAAAGTGGCCAATTCCTCTGGGCAGATAACCAGCAAATCTTTTGAAATGACTATGCCTCAATTTCAG aatttcttcAAACAGTTCAAGGAAATGGCAGCTGTTCTAGAAACAATTTAA